In one window of Chanodichthys erythropterus isolate Z2021 chromosome 23, ASM2448905v1, whole genome shotgun sequence DNA:
- the si:ch1073-406l10.2 gene encoding uncharacterized protein si:ch1073-406l10.2 has translation MRLFFSECSRRSCSDWLKMRLLPFALLLAAGVFLTSAEAQSSFSKLPDTYKKGVELAVQNVNAHEGVQQHFLFFKTIDKSQIEAGHDVTYIYHNFHLKATKCKRGTENADTTTCAFRNDRPLIDCAVCYKTYAGAIETEPKPYVNCVHKPALTEDMKKERIEYCNKMCYSSGSPTLLAVGSQ, from the exons ATGAGGCTGTTTTTCAGTGAGTGCAGCAGGAGATCGTGCTCAGACTGGTTGAAGATGCGTCTGCTCCCGTTTGCTCTGTTGCTCGCAGCTGGAGTCTTCCTGACCTCCGCTGAGGCTCAAAGCTCCTTCAGCAAACTCCCAGACACTTACAAGAAAGGAGTGGAGCTCGCTGTGCAAAATGTCAATGCTCACGAAGGCGTCCAGCAGCATTTTCTCTTCTTTAAAACCATTGATAAGTCGCAAATTGAG gcAGGGCATGATGTCACCTACATCTACCATAACTTTCATCTGAAAGCCACCAAATGCAAAAGAGGAACTGAGAACGCTGATACAACCACATGTGCGTTCAGGAATGATCGC CCTCTGATTGACTGTGCCGTCTGCTATAAGACCTACGCTGGAGCCATTGAGACAGAACCCAAACCATATGTCAACTGTGTGCATAAACCCGCTCTCACTGAG GACATGAAGAAGGAGAGAATAGAGTATTGTAATAAGATGTGTTACAGCAGTGGATCTCCCACCCTACTGGCAGTCGGATCTCAATGA